One Bacillus solimangrovi genomic window carries:
- a CDS encoding potassium channel family protein translates to MVYSGILLLVLLILLASLRVLWGSQSQTKQYLTVENIFILFFTYIILLIGFGLVYMLLEMLGVEVLVDPTLSNTPSFISVLGSKLYFSAITLLSVGYGDLTPVGIGRIIAVVEALVGYVLPAAFVVRTVIDMEHHGEDSFKKDK, encoded by the coding sequence ATGGTTTATAGTGGAATACTGTTGCTCGTGCTCTTGATTTTACTAGCTAGTTTAAGGGTGTTATGGGGTTCCCAATCTCAAACAAAACAATATCTAACTGTTGAAAATATATTTATTCTTTTTTTTACATATATCATTTTATTAATTGGTTTTGGACTCGTATACATGTTGTTGGAGATGCTCGGTGTGGAGGTATTAGTAGACCCGACATTATCTAATACTCCTTCATTTATAAGTGTACTAGGTTCAAAATTATATTTTAGTGCTATTACGTTACTTTCAGTTGGGTATGGAGACTTAACTCCTGTTGGAATTGGGCGAATTATAGCGGTTGTAGAAGCGTTAGTTGGTTATGTATTACCGGCAGCATTTGTTGTTCGAACTGTCATTGATATGGAACACCACGGTGAGGATAGTTTTAAAAAGGATAAGTGA
- the bcp gene encoding thioredoxin-dependent thiol peroxidase, translated as MTIELGMKAPDFSLPASNGEDVSLSDFRGKNVVLYFYPKDMTPGCTTQACDFSEKHESFAELDAVILGVSPDSIERHHKFIEKHDLPFLLLADEEHKLAEEYGVWQLKKNFGKEYMGIVRTTFIIDKEGNIAKVWNKVRVKGHVEEALLYIREHMS; from the coding sequence GTGACGATTGAATTAGGAATGAAAGCACCGGATTTTTCTTTGCCTGCAAGTAACGGTGAAGATGTCTCTCTATCAGATTTTAGAGGGAAAAATGTTGTATTATATTTTTATCCGAAAGATATGACACCAGGATGTACAACTCAAGCATGTGATTTCAGTGAAAAGCATGAGAGCTTTGCAGAATTAGACGCAGTTATTCTCGGTGTTAGCCCAGATTCAATTGAAAGACACCATAAATTCATTGAAAAACATGATTTACCGTTCTTATTACTGGCAGATGAAGAGCATAAGTTAGCTGAAGAGTATGGTGTTTGGCAGTTGAAGAAAAATTTTGGGAAAGAATATATGGGAATTGTGCGAACGACATTCATTATTGATAAAGAGGGCAATATCGCAAAGGTATGGAATAAAGTTAGAGTAAAAGGTCATGTTGAAGAAGCACTACTTTATATAAGAGAGCATATGTCATAA